AGGGATGCTGACGAATCCCATTCCTGATGCCCCCTCACACTGGCTCTCTTATGTGCAAGTGGAGAATCTGGCCGCCTCGACCGAAAAAGCAAAATCACTGGGTGCAACCATTATTCAAGAGCCGACTGAAGTTCCTAATTTTGGTTCATTAAGCGTGATTTCTGATCCCACCGGTGCCACTCTCGGCTTGTGGCAGCCTCTGGGTTGATCATTCGCTGTATTCTCAGATTCTTCATATTAATTTTGTACCAGCACCAGGAGACATTCTCATGCCCATCAACACCAAAACCGTTCAAGATCGTCGGGACGTCCATTACAATTCCATGGATCAACTGCTTAAAGATGCAGAACTGATGGTGGTGGGGCCTTCCCGTACGTTGGGCAACTGGTCGCTGGGGCAAATTCTGGAACATCTGGCAATCACCATGCATAAATCGATTGATGACTTTCCCGCTCTGGCTCCGTGGCCTCTGCGGGTCATGATCAAATTAACCATGAAACAGAAATTTCTCACGCAGCCAATGCCAGCGGGTTTTCAGATTTCCTCTAAAATGGAAGCGGTGCGCCCTAAAGAACATGATGCTGTGAAAACACTCTCTGAGTTACACGAAGCAATCGAACGGTTAAAGCAGGAAACTCCGCAGGCTCTCAACCCGGGATTAGGTCGCCTCACCGTTGACGAGTGGAACGCCTTCCATCTCCGACATGCTGAACTGCATATGAGTTTTGTGACATCGGAATAAATCCTGTCTCACTCAATCTACTTTGACGGGGTACTGCCCTCTCAGCCTTCTGAATCCTTTGCGTTCAATGTGAATTCTGCTAGCATAAGATCAAATATCGGAGCTTGGTTTGCGTCTCAATAACCTGTATCACAAGCTGCTTGTTTGTAAAGGAATCTCATGTCAGAAGCATCTCTTCCACAGCAACTGGACCGAATGATTACCGGTTACTGGACGTCACAATCGATTTTTGCAGCTGCTAAATTGGGAATTGCCGATCTTCTGAAAGACGGTCCACAAAAGATTGAACAACTGGCAGAAGCCTCACACACCAATTGTGATGCCCTCTATCGATTACTGCGGGCCTTGGCGAGTATCGGTATTTTTGCTGAAGAGGGACAGAGGCTGTTCTCATTAACGCCTCTGGCTGAGTTCTTACGTAGTGATATTCCCGATTCTAAACGCGCCTTGGCCATGATGACCGGCGATGAACAGTTTCATGCCTGGACTGAAATTCTTTATACACTCGAGACCGGTAAAACCTCGTTTGACAAGGTCTGGGGCAAACCGATTTTTGAATACCTGTCCGAACATCCCGATAAGGGACATATTTTCGACCAGGCGATGACTGGAATTCATGGCAGGGAAACCAGCACGATACTCGAAGCCTATGATTTTTCTGAATTTAAAGTGCTGGCTGACATCGGAGGTGGAAACGGATCGAACCTCATCGGTCTATTGCAACATTACCCTGAGATGAAGGGGATCCTCTTTGATTTGCCGCATGTGATCGAGCGATCGCAAACAAATCTAGAAAATGCGGGTCTGGGCAATCGCTGTGAGTCGATCGGTGGCAGTTTCTTTGATTCTATCCCACTGACGGCAGATGCCTATCTGATGCGACACATCATTCATGACTGGGACGATGAAAAGTCGCTGACCATTCTTCGTAACTGCCATGCGGTAATGTCAGAAAACAGTAAATTGCTCATCATCGAAAGCGTCATTCCCCCGGGTAACGAACCGTTTGCAGGCAAATTCCTCGATCTGGTGATGATGCTCATTCCCGGAGGCAAAGAACGAACGGAATCAGAGTATCAAACACTTTACAATCAGGCAGGGTTCGAACTGACGAGAATCGTTCCCACCAAAACGGAACTCAGTATCATCGAAGGTGTGAAACGTTAAACTTGTCTCTGAATTGTTGATTACAGAAACCGGATGGATACCCCTGCCCCTACAAAGTAGTTAATGGCGGCCTCGTTCAGGCCGACACCAGCATTGATGTCCAATTGCAGATTATTGTTGATCAGATATGTGAAGCCGGCGTCAAAATAGTGTTCTGTCTCAGCCGTATTCGCACCACTGGGTATGAGTGCAAACCACTCGGTGAAGGCTCCCCACTGTTCTGTCAGTGTATAACTGACGTTAAATGACTGAGCGATTTCCAGAAAGGATCGGCCGTTGTCATCGACACTTCGATTTCCCTGAGTCGAAGCCGCAATCGAAATACAGTCATTCAGTTCCCAGGCATAGACCCAATCGAGCCCCGGTTCGACTTGATTCGCCGTAAAAGTAGGGCTGCCTGTCGGAAGACTCATCTGTACAATCACTGCCATTTCTGGCAAAAAACCTCTCTGTGGAGTTAAAGCAACTTGAAGCGCTGTATAAAGGTCATCGCTACCGACCGTGGTATTCTGAAATGTGCCAATGGCAGTGCTTTGCTGTAGAGGAGAAAAACCGAGACGAAATTCGAGCCAGTCTGCCAGAATGCCCCTACGAAAAAGAAACTCTCCAAGTGACTGAGTACTGACCTGTCGACCTCCACTTTTATCATCCAAGTAAGAATATCCGGATTCGATCTGAGTGACGCCTTTTCCCACCGTCACAGAGGTCGAAGTAAAATTAGGGCGATCTGTTCGCAATGGTTGATCTAACTGGGGTCCACCGGAGCAGCCACTACCTGCACTCCACTGAAACAGGGTGCCACAACCAGGAGAAAAAAAGAGCCCTTTTATTGTCTTACACTGGTATGCTCTATTCTGGTACTCTGCCAATGATGTCCCAAATTCACTCTGGACACATTGAACTGCTTCCTCTTCGGCAGAGGCTTGACTCGTCCAGCTGGCAAGAACAACGACAAGCAGGCAATTCCAGATTCGAATACCATTTGTATTCATCATACCTACTCTTTACTTTCGCTTAAGATGAAAAGCGAAAACCAATGATTTCTTGGAATACATGATTGAGGTGGTGATTTACTTTTATTGCTCTTCCATGAAGGGAACCTGATCCTCAGCGAGTGCCGCCCGATAATCAGCCTGTTCCAGGAAATAAAGTAGTTTTGCATCGACGGCTTTTTCAGCGGATTCCACTGCATATTCTTCGCGTAGCGTTACTTTCAACAAGTCGGATAATCCTTCCTCGAAGTTGAGTCGCTCTCGTCGCGCCAGGTCTTCGGCATACTCAACTGCCTGCTCTGCCTGCCTCGCCTGCTCAAATGCTCCGCTTAAACCGGCATAAGCTGACTCGACATCAGCGATTATTTTTTCTTCCGTCAGTTGTCGTTTGGCATTGAGTTGCGAAAGCTTGCCTTCAATGGCCATCAACTTACCGCGGGCCTTACGACGTTCAACGGGAACTTCTACCAGCAGTAAAGCATCTAATTCAAACGGACCTTTGTCGTTCTTGGGACTTGTCGGAAAGCCTACGTCCTGGGAGGCCTGCATCACCAAATCAACATTGGGAAGATAATCGTTGCGTGCTTGAGAGTAATCCACATCTAATTGACGTTGTATGAGATCAAGCGTATAAATTTCCGGACGTTGTTCCACAGCGATCTTCGCGTCCAGCGATACCATTTCTCGATCAATGGGTTCCAGTTCGGGAAATTTGGGAAGACTCTCTGCGCTTGGAATCAAGGGCCGGCCATTTGCATCGCGATAGTACAATGACAACTTGACAGCTGTCTGCTGAAGTTTACGCTCCGCATCCGCCCGTTTCCCCAATCGTTCCGCCACAAGTCGTAAGTTGTCGGTTAATTCAGGTGGGTCGAGGAACCCATTTTCAACCTGACTCCGAATGCGCTCGGTTCGATTTTGCGCGAGACTCAGCACGCGTTCTGCAATTCTCAACTTAGCGCCGGCAGCAACCCAATCCCAATAGGCGTAGCTTGACTCTTGCACAAAACCGATGAGTTGCGCTTGAATATCTGGCTCAACCGCTTCACGCCCAAACGTCGCACGCCACAAGTCAGCACGCCGCGCGTCGATATCTCGATTGCGAGACAGCGGTACTGAGAAACCGGCTTTGAACTCACCACCCGCATTCGTCTCTCGTTCGAGATACCAGGGCTGAAAACTACCACGGCCGATACGATATCCAGCAAATGCTTCTCCCCCCTGATAGAGTGGTTTAATGAAGCCGATGTTCTGGCGATAAGTCTTATAAAACCCCATCGGGCCATTTTCACTGCCCGCTTTGATTTTACGATCGAAGGCTCCTAAGGTTGCTAATCTCTCACCTGAAGCAACTTCACGTGAATAGAAGGCCGCTTCGAGAAGAGGGTAACTTTGATAGACAGAGTCAATGACTTCACTCAGATAGAGTCCATCATTAACAGAATCGTAACTGTCAACCGCGGGAGGGAGTTGAGGAATCGTCATCTCATCGACAGGCTCTTGTCTTTCTTGTGCCTGACTGTTGGCCGAGACAAGTTCAATGTCTTGAGGCGAAGACTCCCCCTCTTGAAGTTCCAACTCAGTATCAAACTCTTTGTCGATCTGATTCTGAAGTTCTTTGTCCAACTGATTCGGCTGTGATGCTAACTCAACTTGTGGTTTATCTACCGTTGTTTTTGCTGGTTTTGATTCAATGGCAGCATAGGCAATGTGATCATCAGAGACAGGCTTCGACTGGGTCACTTTCTGACGTGCCCCAGAACATCCCACTGCGATGGCTGCTATCAACGGTATCCAAACTCTGATCATTGCTCAATCACTCTACTCGACAGCGCACTGGCAGCTTAAATTGTTATTACAATTAGTATAATCTGCACAAACCGGTCTATTGTAGAATTCGGCAGAAGTGCACCAGGTATTTAACTTTGAGTGGGGGCACACTCATCGTATTAACACAAAGTCCTTCTATTATCCCGAAAAGCAGTAAAGGCGAAAAACTCTTTCTATACTACCTAAAGTTACTTCGGAAGCTTAGGTGGCTTGCTTTTGTCACTTTTCTGTCCCGGTTCATCCATTGAGACGACTGGTGGGAAGCCGTTGAGGTTTCGCCAGACTTCATACCAGAGAGGGACACGATTCAACAACACCCAGGCGTTGGCGCGAACTCCCTGCCGTAGAAAGCGATCTGTAGGCCATGCAGGTTCAGTCGGATCCGGCTTGATCAGAATTCGAAACATGCCTTTCCCGTCGTCAATCGCATCTACCGAAACCACGTCTCCCCCAAACGTCCCCACGGCAACAGAAGGCCATCCCGCGAATTGAACCGCAGGCCAACCCTCGAACTGCAGCCGCACATGCCGTCCCGGTTCGACCAATGGGGCATCGTTTCCATCGAGCCAGATTTGCACCGAGCGGTCTTTTGTATAAGGTACAATCGTGCAAATCGGATCTCCCTGTTTTAAAATGGCAGTTTTCAGATTTGGTGTAATCTGAACGATGTAACCATCAAAGGGAGCATCAAGGACCTGATTTGACTGACGAGAGACTTTAACTTGCATATCAACCAGTTCTTTATTTGCTTTGTTTAACTTCTGCTTCGTTTCTTCGATCTTACTTTTGTCCTTCGAAACATCGACTTTTGCTTTTTCCAGAGATGATTGTGCTTTCTCAATCTCGACCTGTGCCTTCTGGATGTAAGCACTACGATCACTGATTTTACCATTCAGCTCCTCCATTGCAGAGGCATAGTAAGACTCGCCAGCCTTCGCTTTCCCTTTCGCTTCGTTAAGCTTCCGGAAGACCTCTTGCAACTTCTGCAGCGAGATATTATCAGCAGCTTCCAATTTCCGTATTCGATCATATTCGGCCTGCAGTTGTGGTAACGCGGCTCGATACACATTCAGTTCCTGTAGCTTTGCATCCACTTTCTTTCTCGCCATTTCAACATACGCATCTTGTGCTCTTGTGACATCGTCTTTCACGTTACCATAAGTCGTAACCTGATCGTCAATTGTGTTAACAACTAACAGTGATTTTTCTAGCGCCGCTTGATCAGCCTTGAGCTGTTGTTTTGCAGAAGCGACAGCCTGCTGGCTATTCAGCAATTGTATATTCAAATTTGAGGTGTACTGATCGTCCAGGTCTCGAATCTCTGCAATGAATTGCCCTTTTTTGACCCGCGCGTTCTCGAAGATGTTGTCCCCCCAACGCGCAATTCGCCCCTTTATAGGTGCCTGAATCACTTGCTGACGTTGATCAGGGGAATAAGCCAACACGTTACCGGTACCTGTGACAGATTGCTGCCAGGGAGCGAACGCCATCAGTAAAATTGTAAACACGAGTACAATGAACAGATATTTGGCGATCTTGCGAGCCACCCGCGATGATCTGGCAAGTCGCAATGATGGCATACTTGACTCACTGTAGGCGACTGGTGCTAACATCGACCAACGCTGTTGTTCATTTTCAGATACGGGTATATCAAGCTGTGGTTTCGTTGTCATCAGTCTCCTCCCTAGTAGAAATGATTCCATCTTCGCCGAACGTCTGTATTACTGTACCAGAATTGGCCAGACTTTGTCGCCCCGTCACCATAATGAGTGTCCAAAGACGTTTGGGATCAACGAGCATGTTTGTTAATTGTTCGGCTTCCTCATCGGAAAAGGCATCAATCATTCCGTCAATGAGCAACAGTCGGGGACGCCCTACAATCGCTCGTGCAATCATTAACTTACGTAACTGGTTTGTCGTCAGCGGAAATCCGGTTTCCACAATATGAGTATTTATGCCATCGGGTAGTCTCAGAACATCGTCAATCAGACCTACACGTTCCAGTGCTTCCCGAACATCACTCGTCGAAACATCGGGACGTTCCAGATGAACATTCTCCTCTAACGAACCGGAAAAGAGTTCAATATCTCGAACCAATGCGACGTGCTTTCTGAGCACATCCGGTCGAAGGTCCCGAGGATCGACTCCATTAATGGCAACATGCCCTTCCGCTGGAACCCGTAAGCCAAATAACAAATCAAGTAGCTGACTCTTGCCACTTCCACAAGGTCCCATCAGCATCATTCGCGCGCCACGCGCAACGGTAAGATTAATACTCTCGTCATGCGAAAGATGATGTGGGAGTTCATAGCTGACATTGCTGACAATCACTTCAATCGGTTTATCGTGTGATAACGTGAGCAACCCATCCTGGCGTTCCATAGGCAGATCAAACAAAATTCCCAGTTTGTCGACTGAAGCCAATAAATCATAGTAGCTCTGTAAATGCTTACCCGACTTGGCAAAAGAACCCACAATCACCGTAACAATCAATTCGGCTGCGACTAACTGCCCCAGTGTCAACTGATTGGTGATGACGAGCCATCCACCTAATCCCAGTAAAGCAGTACTTGCAACTGCCTGCATCCCCAAAGCAAAGATAATTTGTCGCATGACGATGCGGAAGTGTTTCTTACGGGCACTCAGATATTCATAAGTTAAATGGTCAGCCTGATCGAGGGCAAACTCACCAGCCCCCCGATAACGAAAGGCGGTTGGACAACCAACGACATCTTCCAACCAGGCCGCAACGTTGTACTTGGCTTTAGATTCTTTAATACTGGATTTGACGGCACCACGCCCTAACACGAAAATCACGAAGGCAATTAATGCTAACAACACCATGTCGAAACCGAGCAACCAGGGATGATAAAATGCCAGCACGGTCATACCAATTAACGTTGTCAGCACGAGAGAAATTCCATCCAACATGAGTGCTGATGATGCTTTTTGCGCAGTGACGACGTCAAAAAACCGGTTCACTAATTCTCGTCCCGACTGACCTTCAATCGCAGCAGGAACCACTCGCGGCAACCGGTAGGCAAGGTCTGCTGAGACGCGCGCAAAGAGTCTGCGTTGTATGATTTCCACAACATAAGTCTGCAGACCCAGCAAGACGGCCGAAAAGGAAAGAAATGCCAGCAACATGATCGCCAGGATAATAACGGGCTGTAATAATCGACCAAAGGCAACAGTATTGACCAGGGTCTCCACTGCCAAAGGTGTAGCCAATGCCAGTAAACCAGTCACCAGCGCATAGATCACGACGATCCAAATATCAGACGACTCTGGCTTAAACAGAGCCATTACCCGGTTCAATGGTTCTCGCTCATGCTTGTCCATTGTCGAAAAATCAGAAGCCGTTAAGTCAGGCTTGATGACAAGACAACGGATCACCTCATCACGATTAGTAATTTGCAATGCCCTTCGCATCCTGCGGGCACTAAGCCAAATCTGGTTTTTTTCTCGGTGAGGTTGTAAAACTTGAAACCGGCGTCGTTTCGAGGAAAGAATCGCGGTCCAACGGTGAGGCTCCCCCACACGAGTAATAATCTTCCCCCCCTCTTTGGTGATGTCCATCAGCTCACGGAACGTGCAATCCATCACCTTGTCTTTGAGACCTAAACTGCGGCTCGCTTCTACTAGCCAATTCCACCAGTCATCGCCTGTTTCTGCTGTCCGCGCAGAACTCGCTTCAATTAGTGCACGACGAATCCGTGACCGGTCTGCCGAATGACCGGTATCCACTGCCAGTTGTTCAAACAGCCAGGCGGCAGCTTTAATATCACCCTGCACCGACTTCGAATCAGATTCGGTAGTGGGATCCACATTATTGGGAGGAGTAGTTGACATGAGAAATTCGTATGGAGAAGACTATCTGAGGAAAAATTTGACAGCTTTGGTCTGCCGAAGTAATTACAACAAGCTCAATTGGTTTCTAAATGTGCAAGGACGAAAATCTAAATTCCTTCATACACGAAGCGTCTCGCGTTAGTGGAACATACGAACACATCATGAAGCCTAAACATGCGAAACCCTTTTCGTCTATCGACAAATTTGCACACTCCCCCCTACAAAACTTGTTGAGACTAGCCCTCTCGAATTCAAATGCACTTACATTCTAGGCGAGTTTAACGGGGAGACAAGCAACGAACCACTATTCGTGATAAATACAGGCTATATCTGAAGATTGAACAACCAAGATTCGCATTGTACGCTTAACCAATGTGTTTGAATCATCAACGCAGAGAAGACAAGCCAGGATCAATTCAACTCCGTTTTCCGCACTATGAAAGTGAACAATCCATGATATCCGATTCCCGATTTTTGACTCTCCTGCCAGGAATCCTCTTGATTACATTGAACCCCTATTTTACGGAAGCCGAACAACCTTTGATCGTCGCCCATAGAGGATTATTACAAGTGGCGCCCGAAAACACCCTCGCTAATTTTCGAGCATGCCTCGAACTACGACTCGGTTTTGAGTTTGATGTACAGCGGACCAAAGACGGACATCTGATTTGTATTCACGATAGCACGGTCGATCGCACTACCAATCAGACAGGCAAAGTTTCGGAGCTGACTTTAGCAGAAGTGAAACAGCTCGATGCAGGAAGTTGGTTCGATCCTCGATTTGCCGGGGAGCCAGTGCCGACTGTGGAGGAAGTTTTGCAACTGGTTGCCGCGTATCGGCAGCATAAAATTTTGATTGCCGTCGATTTTAAAGAAACAGATGTAGAACAGGATGTCGTACGCATGGCTGAGAGATTGAACGTGTTGAACCGACTGCTATTCATTGGCAGAACGATCCAGGAACCAAAAGTTCGTGCCAATATTAAAGTCATCTCCAACAAAGCACAAACCGCGGCCGTCGCCAATAATGCCTCTGAATTTTCCTCTGCACTGGCTGTACCCGATGCGGATTGGATTTACGTGAGATACCTACCATCAAAAGAAGAAATCGAACGCGTGCATCGTGCAAACAAACGAGCGTTTATCGCAGGAGCCACGGTCAGCGGTAAGGTACCAAAGAACTGGCAGCATGCTTCTAATGTAGGTATCGATGCCATTCTAACAGATTACCCACTGGCACTCCGAGCCACTCTCAAGCAGAAAAAACAGGTAGCGAACAGTAAGTAAAAATCATAATCTCTAACGAACCCTGCTTCAACAACTCATGTCAATGTATCGTCCGTTGCATATCGTCCATCCAGCAGCTTTCAGGTTACCCGGTAGGGTTTGACACTGCATGTTCTGTTTATGGAATCTGACGGGTCGATAGCAATGCAGGTTAGCTCAACAGGTTAGAGCACCAGATTTCACTCTGGATGTAGCGGGTTCGAGTCCCGTACCGACTCCCAAGGCCGTTGGTGAAGAACCAACACCCATGAAACCGGACGGAGGCAGAAGTCCGTTGGGTCGGCCTTAGGTAATGGAATTCAAGTAGATCGCCTGCGATCTGCGTGGGTAACGTTGCCTGAGGCAGCACAGGATGACGCTTTGTAGTGCGTGGATACCGCATTCGTGCTTGAGTCGTTGAAGAATCAGGAAACAATGAAGTTCACCAGAACGGAATCCTACGGGGAGCCGTGAAGGAAACTTCGGCGTGAAACGATTCGGACGCTGCTGAAGACGTTTGCTGAAATGCACTCCGCGATTCATCTATGCGATCGGCGAACATTCTGCCTTCGAAAGGTGTCTTCATCAAAATTGTCACGGTATTGAAGCCGTGTTTTTTCATCGTCTTCCCTCCTTGAAACAGAGTGGAAGTTAAAAGTCCGGGGATGATCCCCGGGGAGGTGTGTGGTGTTCGGAATCAAACGTTACAAAATTCGCAGCTATGAAATGGGACTACTATTCCAGAATGGTGAGTTCAAGGGGTTGCTCGAAAGTGGTACGCACTGGTTTATCGACCTGTTGTTCAAAGTTCACGTCGATGTGATCTCAGAGCGTGATCCCTGGTTGGTGCATGAGAAGCTGGACCTGATCGTCAAATCAGGAACGCTGAAGGAACGCGCCGTCGTACTGGACCTGAAGGACAACGAGCGGGCTCTGGTGTGGATTGAGAACCGATTCAGCCACATCCTGCCAGCGGGCTTGTACGCCTACTGGACGGGTCAGAAAGAGGTCCGTGTCGAAGTCGTTGATGCTCATACGGTATGGTTCGAACACGCAGACCTCAAAGTCATCGCTCGCTCACCTATGGTGCAGAGTGTGCTCGATGTCTGCAAGGTTGAACGTGATCGTGTGGGTGTACTGTTTATAGACGGTCGTTATGTCGACACACTCGCTCCTGGTCTGTATGCCTTCTGGAAAGGTCAGTCGGAATCCAAAGTGGTCGAGATTGACCTGCGGGAGACGATGGTTGACGTCAGCGGTCAGGACATCATGACGGCTGATAAAGTGACGTTGCGTATTAACGCAATTGTTACATACAAAATCATCGACGCGCGCAAAGCAGTCAGCCAGACGGATGACGTGCGGCAGGCATTGTATCGGGAAACACAGCTTGTACTGCGTGCGATGCTGGGTGCCCGTAACCTCGACGTCTTCCTGATCGAGAAAGACGCTGTGGCGCGGGACATCGAGGAAAATGTTCGTCAGCGCGCCAGTGAATTGGGTCTGAAAATCGCTTCAGTTGGAATCCGGGATGTGATTCTGCCAGGTGATATGAAAGATCTGATGAACAAGGTCACGGAGGCGAAAAAAGCAGCCGAGGCCAACCTGATCGCGCGGCGTGAAGAAACGGCGGCGATCCGTAGTCAGGCTAACACGGCCAAACTACTACAGGATAATCCAGTTCTGATGCGGATGCGTGAACTGGAAGTTCTGGAAAAGATCGCGTCGAACAACAAGCTCAATATCGTCCTGGGCGAGAAGGGCTTGGCGGACAAAGTGGTCAACCTGCTATGACCACGGTCGCGATGTCATCCAGTACCCCAGGTCTGAGCAATCAGACCTGGGGTGTTATTGTTTTAGAATCTATAAAAGACATGAAACTTTGGCATATCAAGTTCACGCAATTGAGGAGACTCAGAGTTCTCCCTCACTCGATTTATATTTACGACTCCTCAACCAGTTGAAAAATATCTTCCACACGCACATCAAAGGCTCTGGCAATTCGCAACGCAAGCAGAAGCGAAGGGGCATACTTTCCTGATTCGAGAGCAATGATTGTCTGCCGAGTGACACCAACCTGACTTGCGAGCGTTTGTTGTGTCATCTCGTCGTGTTCAAAACGAAAGCGGCGAATTTGATTCGTAAGAGTTCCCTGTTCTTTGCTGGGCATGCCCTTCACCCTCTACCGTGCTGGACAAGAGTGGCAAGCGACTTCAAACCGAGAAACAGCACCAGTGCGTAAAATACACTCCACTGAACGACCATGACGGGGATGCTGCCCTGCTTCCCATAGACCATTGGTATCAGGAGACTGGCCACAAGCACATAGACGACCCAAAAAACTGAGTAACCAAGTAGTGTAGAACGCTTTTCAATCAATAAATCCCGTTCATCCATAACGACTTCATTTTCTCGCTTTCGGTAGAAGAATGGTCCAAAGCCAAGCAGACCGCACAATCCAAGTGCACCATTCGCTTTCCATCCCAGAAATGGATACAAACATCCCACGGCAATGAGACTTACTAAGATCACCACCAAATTGAACCAGGCGTGTTTCTGTGATGCAGACATAGGAGAACTCCTTTGACAATGTATAAATACTTCAGAATCACTGAAATTTATTGTAATGCAAACATTACTTTGTGTAAAGTAAACATTACATTGAATTGGCTAAAAATACG
The Gimesia aquarii DNA segment above includes these coding regions:
- a CDS encoding glycerophosphodiester phosphodiesterase; protein product: MISDSRFLTLLPGILLITLNPYFTEAEQPLIVAHRGLLQVAPENTLANFRACLELRLGFEFDVQRTKDGHLICIHDSTVDRTTNQTGKVSELTLAEVKQLDAGSWFDPRFAGEPVPTVEEVLQLVAAYRQHKILIAVDFKETDVEQDVVRMAERLNVLNRLLFIGRTIQEPKVRANIKVISNKAQTAAVANNASEFSSALAVPDADWIYVRYLPSKEEIERVHRANKRAFIAGATVSGKVPKNWQHASNVGIDAILTDYPLALRATLKQKKQVANSK
- a CDS encoding TolC family protein, whose protein sequence is MIRVWIPLIAAIAVGCSGARQKVTQSKPVSDDHIAYAAIESKPAKTTVDKPQVELASQPNQLDKELQNQIDKEFDTELELQEGESSPQDIELVSANSQAQERQEPVDEMTIPQLPPAVDSYDSVNDGLYLSEVIDSVYQSYPLLEAAFYSREVASGERLATLGAFDRKIKAGSENGPMGFYKTYRQNIGFIKPLYQGGEAFAGYRIGRGSFQPWYLERETNAGGEFKAGFSVPLSRNRDIDARRADLWRATFGREAVEPDIQAQLIGFVQESSYAYWDWVAAGAKLRIAERVLSLAQNRTERIRSQVENGFLDPPELTDNLRLVAERLGKRADAERKLQQTAVKLSLYYRDANGRPLIPSAESLPKFPELEPIDREMVSLDAKIAVEQRPEIYTLDLIQRQLDVDYSQARNDYLPNVDLVMQASQDVGFPTSPKNDKGPFELDALLLVEVPVERRKARGKLMAIEGKLSQLNAKRQLTEEKIIADVESAYAGLSGAFEQARQAEQAVEYAEDLARRERLNFEEGLSDLLKVTLREEYAVESAEKAVDAKLLYFLEQADYRAALAEDQVPFMEEQ
- a CDS encoding peptidase domain-containing ABC transporter; its protein translation is MSTTPPNNVDPTTESDSKSVQGDIKAAAWLFEQLAVDTGHSADRSRIRRALIEASSARTAETGDDWWNWLVEASRSLGLKDKVMDCTFRELMDITKEGGKIITRVGEPHRWTAILSSKRRRFQVLQPHREKNQIWLSARRMRRALQITNRDEVIRCLVIKPDLTASDFSTMDKHEREPLNRVMALFKPESSDIWIVVIYALVTGLLALATPLAVETLVNTVAFGRLLQPVIILAIMLLAFLSFSAVLLGLQTYVVEIIQRRLFARVSADLAYRLPRVVPAAIEGQSGRELVNRFFDVVTAQKASSALMLDGISLVLTTLIGMTVLAFYHPWLLGFDMVLLALIAFVIFVLGRGAVKSSIKESKAKYNVAAWLEDVVGCPTAFRYRGAGEFALDQADHLTYEYLSARKKHFRIVMRQIIFALGMQAVASTALLGLGGWLVITNQLTLGQLVAAELIVTVIVGSFAKSGKHLQSYYDLLASVDKLGILFDLPMERQDGLLTLSHDKPIEVIVSNVSYELPHHLSHDESINLTVARGARMMLMGPCGSGKSQLLDLLFGLRVPAEGHVAINGVDPRDLRPDVLRKHVALVRDIELFSGSLEENVHLERPDVSTSDVREALERVGLIDDVLRLPDGINTHIVETGFPLTTNQLRKLMIARAIVGRPRLLLIDGMIDAFSDEEAEQLTNMLVDPKRLWTLIMVTGRQSLANSGTVIQTFGEDGIISTREETDDNETTA
- a CDS encoding VOC family protein, with protein sequence MSNPFCHIELHANNVETAKSFYSSLFNWKLNDMQICDDHTYTIIDVGEGTGGGMLTNPIPDAPSHWLSYVQVENLAASTEKAKSLGATIIQEPTEVPNFGSLSVISDPTGATLGLWQPLG
- a CDS encoding methyltransferase, which gives rise to MSEASLPQQLDRMITGYWTSQSIFAAAKLGIADLLKDGPQKIEQLAEASHTNCDALYRLLRALASIGIFAEEGQRLFSLTPLAEFLRSDIPDSKRALAMMTGDEQFHAWTEILYTLETGKTSFDKVWGKPIFEYLSEHPDKGHIFDQAMTGIHGRETSTILEAYDFSEFKVLADIGGGNGSNLIGLLQHYPEMKGILFDLPHVIERSQTNLENAGLGNRCESIGGSFFDSIPLTADAYLMRHIIHDWDDEKSLTILRNCHAVMSENSKLLIIESVIPPGNEPFAGKFLDLVMMLIPGGKERTESEYQTLYNQAGFELTRIVPTKTELSIIEGVKR
- a CDS encoding HlyD family secretion protein, whose amino-acid sequence is MTTKPQLDIPVSENEQQRWSMLAPVAYSESSMPSLRLARSSRVARKIAKYLFIVLVFTILLMAFAPWQQSVTGTGNVLAYSPDQRQQVIQAPIKGRIARWGDNIFENARVKKGQFIAEIRDLDDQYTSNLNIQLLNSQQAVASAKQQLKADQAALEKSLLVVNTIDDQVTTYGNVKDDVTRAQDAYVEMARKKVDAKLQELNVYRAALPQLQAEYDRIRKLEAADNISLQKLQEVFRKLNEAKGKAKAGESYYASAMEELNGKISDRSAYIQKAQVEIEKAQSSLEKAKVDVSKDKSKIEETKQKLNKANKELVDMQVKVSRQSNQVLDAPFDGYIVQITPNLKTAILKQGDPICTIVPYTKDRSVQIWLDGNDAPLVEPGRHVRLQFEGWPAVQFAGWPSVAVGTFGGDVVSVDAIDDGKGMFRILIKPDPTEPAWPTDRFLRQGVRANAWVLLNRVPLWYEVWRNLNGFPPVVSMDEPGQKSDKSKPPKLPK
- a CDS encoding transporter; this encodes MMNTNGIRIWNCLLVVVLASWTSQASAEEEAVQCVQSEFGTSLAEYQNRAYQCKTIKGLFFSPGCGTLFQWSAGSGCSGGPQLDQPLRTDRPNFTSTSVTVGKGVTQIESGYSYLDDKSGGRQVSTQSLGEFLFRRGILADWLEFRLGFSPLQQSTAIGTFQNTTVGSDDLYTALQVALTPQRGFLPEMAVIVQMSLPTGSPTFTANQVEPGLDWVYAWELNDCISIAASTQGNRSVDDNGRSFLEIAQSFNVSYTLTEQWGAFTEWFALIPSGANTAETEHYFDAGFTYLINNNLQLDINAGVGLNEAAINYFVGAGVSIRFL
- a CDS encoding DUF1569 domain-containing protein, coding for MPINTKTVQDRRDVHYNSMDQLLKDAELMVVGPSRTLGNWSLGQILEHLAITMHKSIDDFPALAPWPLRVMIKLTMKQKFLTQPMPAGFQISSKMEAVRPKEHDAVKTLSELHEAIERLKQETPQALNPGLGRLTVDEWNAFHLRHAELHMSFVTSE